A portion of the Achromobacter sp. MFA1 R4 genome contains these proteins:
- a CDS encoding NADP-dependent malic enzyme codes for MDANLRKAALEYHEHGRPGKISVTPTKQLTNQRDLALAYSPGVAAACEEIVADPANVFRYTARGNLVGVITNGTAVLGLGNIGALASKPVMEGKAVLFKKFAGLDVFDIEINETDPDKLVEIIAGLEATFGGINLEDIKAPECFTVERKLRERMNIPVFHDDQHGTAICVSAAFINGLKVVGKDIKTVKVVTSGAGAAALACLDLMVDLGLPLENIWVTDIEGVVYEGRTTLMDPDKARFAQKTDARKLAEVIQDADVFLGLSAGGVLKPEMVAAMGSRPLILALANPTPEILPEVAHGVRDDVVMATGRSDYPNQVNNVLCFPYIFRGALDVGATTITREMEKAAVYAIAELAEEEQNEVVAAAYGTFDISFGPEYLIPKPFDPRLIVRIAPAVAKAAMEGGVATRPLADLEAYEEQLQQFVYHSGAFMKPLFSAAKRIVREGGPARIVFAEGEDERVLRAVQVVVDEGLARPILVGRPSVLLTRIEKLGLRLRLGEDVEVTNPEYDERFHQYWTTYWERMCRRGITKEMARVEMRRRMTLIGAMMVHLGDADGMVCGSVGAYHDHLRFVDEVIGRRPGHNVYAAMNILLLNERTVVLVDTHVNDEPSAEQIAEFTVAAAREMRRLYLAPKAALLSRSNFGSGSSASGAKMRRALELVRQMDPELEIDGEMHGDCALDEALRMRILPSSTLKGEANLLVCPNVDSGNIAYNLLKTAAGGNVAVGPFLLGCNAPVHILTSSSTVRRIVNMTAMTVVDVNTPR; via the coding sequence ATGGATGCCAACCTTCGCAAAGCCGCCCTTGAATATCACGAGCACGGGCGCCCCGGCAAAATCTCTGTCACGCCCACCAAGCAGTTGACGAACCAGCGCGACCTGGCGCTGGCGTACTCGCCCGGCGTGGCGGCGGCCTGCGAGGAAATCGTGGCCGATCCGGCCAATGTGTTCCGCTACACCGCGCGCGGCAACCTGGTGGGCGTCATCACCAACGGCACGGCGGTGCTTGGCCTGGGCAACATCGGCGCGCTGGCCTCCAAGCCGGTGATGGAAGGCAAGGCCGTGCTGTTCAAGAAGTTCGCCGGCCTGGATGTCTTTGACATCGAAATCAACGAAACCGACCCGGATAAGCTGGTCGAGATCATCGCCGGCCTGGAAGCCACTTTCGGCGGCATCAACCTGGAAGACATCAAGGCGCCCGAGTGCTTCACGGTGGAGCGCAAGCTGCGCGAGCGCATGAACATTCCGGTGTTCCACGACGACCAGCACGGCACGGCGATCTGCGTGTCGGCCGCCTTCATCAACGGCCTGAAGGTCGTGGGCAAGGACATCAAGACGGTCAAGGTGGTCACGTCGGGCGCGGGCGCCGCGGCGCTGGCCTGCCTGGACCTGATGGTGGACCTGGGCCTGCCGCTGGAAAACATCTGGGTCACCGACATCGAAGGCGTGGTCTACGAAGGCCGCACCACGCTGATGGACCCGGACAAGGCGCGCTTCGCGCAAAAGACCGACGCACGCAAGCTGGCCGAGGTGATCCAGGACGCCGACGTGTTCCTGGGCCTGTCGGCCGGCGGCGTGCTCAAGCCGGAAATGGTGGCCGCGATGGGTTCGCGTCCGCTGATCCTGGCGCTGGCCAACCCCACGCCGGAAATCCTGCCGGAAGTGGCGCACGGCGTGCGCGACGACGTGGTCATGGCCACGGGCCGGTCGGACTACCCGAACCAGGTCAACAACGTGCTGTGCTTTCCGTACATCTTCCGCGGCGCGCTGGACGTGGGCGCCACGACCATCACCCGCGAAATGGAAAAGGCGGCGGTGTACGCCATTGCCGAACTGGCCGAGGAAGAACAGAACGAAGTCGTGGCCGCGGCCTACGGCACGTTCGACATCTCGTTCGGTCCCGAATACCTGATCCCCAAGCCTTTCGACCCGCGCCTGATCGTGCGCATTGCGCCGGCCGTGGCCAAGGCCGCGATGGAAGGCGGCGTGGCGACGCGCCCGCTGGCCGACCTGGAAGCCTACGAAGAGCAGCTCCAGCAGTTCGTGTACCACTCGGGCGCGTTCATGAAGCCGCTGTTCTCGGCGGCCAAACGCATCGTGCGCGAGGGCGGCCCCGCCCGCATCGTGTTCGCGGAAGGCGAAGACGAGCGCGTGCTGCGCGCCGTGCAGGTAGTGGTCGACGAGGGCCTGGCCCGCCCCATCCTGGTGGGCCGCCCGTCGGTGCTGCTGACCCGCATCGAAAAGCTGGGCCTGCGCCTGCGTCTGGGCGAAGACGTCGAGGTCACCAACCCGGAATACGACGAACGCTTCCACCAGTACTGGACCACCTATTGGGAGCGCATGTGCCGCCGCGGCATCACCAAGGAAATGGCGCGCGTGGAAATGCGCCGCCGCATGACGCTGATCGGCGCGATGATGGTGCACCTGGGCGATGCCGACGGCATGGTCTGCGGGTCCGTCGGCGCCTACCACGACCATCTGCGTTTCGTGGATGAAGTCATCGGCCGCCGCCCGGGCCACAATGTGTACGCCGCCATGAACATCCTGCTGCTCAACGAGCGCACGGTGGTGCTGGTGGACACGCATGTGAACGACGAGCCCTCGGCCGAACAGATCGCCGAGTTCACCGTGGCCGCCGCGCGCGAAATGCGCCGGCTGTACCTGGCGCCCAAGGCAGCGCTGCTGTCGCGGTCGAACTTCGGCTCGGGCAGTTCGGCGTCGGGCGCCAAGATGCGCCGTGCGCTGGAACTGGTGCGCCAGATGGATCCCGAGCTTGAGATCGACGGCGAAATGCACGGCGACTGCGCGCTGGACGAGGCCCTGCGCATGCGCATCCTGCCTTCGTCCACGCTCAAGGGCGAGGCCAATCTGCTGGTGTGCCCGAACGTGGATTCCGGCAACATCGCCTACAACCTGCTCAAGACGGCGGCGGGCGGCAACGTGGCCGTGGGCCCGTTCCTGCTCGGCTGCAACGCGCCGGTGCATATCCTGACCTCCAGTTCCACCGTGCGCCGCATCGTCAACATGACCGCGATGACGGTGGTCGATGTCAATACACCGCGTTGA
- a CDS encoding YqjD family protein produces MATRKSEDVAKEKLIDSVKTSLNDAESLLREAASSTGDKANELRDRALTSLRRTREALYEAQDAVLERGRKAARATDDYVHDNPWQAIGVAGVTGLLLGLLISRR; encoded by the coding sequence ATGGCAACGAGAAAATCCGAAGACGTCGCAAAAGAAAAACTCATCGACAGTGTCAAGACCAGCCTGAATGACGCCGAAAGCCTGCTGCGCGAAGCGGCCAGCAGCACGGGCGACAAGGCCAACGAACTGCGCGACCGCGCCCTGACGTCGCTGCGGCGCACGCGCGAGGCGCTGTACGAAGCGCAGGACGCCGTCCTCGAACGCGGGCGCAAGGCGGCCCGCGCGACGGACGACTACGTGCACGACAATCCCTGGCAAGCCATCGGGGTGGCAGGCGTGACCGGCCTGCTGCTCGGCTTGCTGATCAGCCGCCGCTGA
- a CDS encoding lytic transglycosylase domain-containing protein: MPDASVASLFRHLAQGVHQYLAESLRICSVYLGIAVIVTVSMGFALPGLRDQALQVHKALLTALAPSSMQASSDSEAGSELGADTSSAIAMAVPAAPASNATGMLGPARIAPPAPKTPASAATGPQAEALRNYISRKYKVAYDATGPLLNTVYKVSREKQLDPLLVLAVIAIESRYNPLAESHVGAQGLMQVMTSVHQDKFDAVGKNPLDPAANIRVGATILRDCINRRGSVDGGLACYVGSTGPDDNGYGAKVQAERRRLALASGIAIARD; this comes from the coding sequence ATGCCCGATGCGTCAGTGGCCAGCCTGTTCAGGCACTTGGCCCAAGGAGTGCACCAATATCTTGCCGAGTCCCTGCGCATTTGCTCTGTTTACCTGGGCATTGCGGTCATTGTGACGGTAAGCATGGGATTCGCCCTGCCTGGTTTGCGCGACCAGGCATTGCAAGTGCACAAAGCCTTGTTGACCGCCCTCGCGCCTTCGTCCATGCAGGCCAGCTCCGATTCCGAAGCCGGCTCCGAACTGGGTGCCGACACGTCGTCGGCCATTGCCATGGCCGTTCCCGCCGCACCCGCCAGCAACGCCACCGGCATGCTGGGGCCGGCCCGTATCGCGCCGCCCGCGCCCAAGACGCCCGCCTCGGCGGCCACGGGGCCACAGGCGGAAGCATTGCGCAACTATATCTCGCGCAAGTACAAGGTCGCCTATGACGCGACCGGTCCGCTCCTGAACACCGTGTACAAGGTCAGCCGCGAAAAGCAGCTTGATCCCTTGCTGGTGCTGGCCGTGATCGCCATCGAGTCGCGCTACAACCCGCTGGCGGAAAGCCACGTCGGCGCGCAGGGCCTGATGCAGGTCATGACCAGTGTCCACCAGGACAAGTTCGACGCGGTCGGCAAGAATCCGCTGGACCCCGCGGCCAACATCCGCGTGGGCGCCACCATCCTGCGCGACTGCATCAACCGGCGCGGTTCCGTGGACGGCGGCCTGGCTTGTTACGTGGGTTCCACCGGGCCGGACGACAACGGCTACGGCGCCAAGGTGCAGGCGGAACGCCGCCGCCTGGCGCTGGCGTCCGGCATCGCCATCGCGCGCGACTGA
- a CDS encoding patatin-like phospholipase family protein has product MSIHRVEVTPAGRACPRTPTGLVLMGGGARAAYQVGVLSAIMELLDPDWHSHFQNPFDIICGTSAGAINAAALACRADRPHLGVRRIRRLWSSLNTDMIYRADAPGLIRTGVRWLGLLSLGWMYSGLTRKRPHSLLDNAPMQALLERVLDFRNLQSNLEGGALSALAITASGYTSGEHLTFYQAHTRIEPWHRYLRLAIPTPINIDHLMASSAIPFVFPARQVHVHGKGEWCGDGSMRQLAPISPAIHLGAHRVLVIGTGYRDDTHPEARADSPPYPSLAQVGGHALSSIFLDSLSADVERLERINYLMEHAGPNGAPPAVRRVEVLTLTPSQSLDLMALEHLQDMPAQARALFRVLGVSSDPGRPGGGALMSYLLFEASYTKRLIELGYADTMQRNDEVIAFFREAQA; this is encoded by the coding sequence ATGTCAATACACCGCGTTGAAGTGACGCCGGCCGGCAGGGCGTGCCCGCGCACGCCCACCGGCCTGGTGCTGATGGGCGGCGGCGCGCGCGCCGCCTACCAGGTCGGCGTGCTCAGCGCCATCATGGAGCTGCTGGACCCGGACTGGCATTCCCATTTTCAGAACCCGTTTGACATCATCTGCGGCACATCCGCCGGCGCCATCAACGCCGCGGCGCTGGCCTGCCGCGCCGACCGGCCCCACCTGGGCGTGCGCCGCATCCGCCGCCTGTGGTCGTCGCTGAACACCGACATGATCTACCGGGCCGACGCGCCCGGCCTGATCCGCACGGGCGTGCGCTGGCTGGGCCTGCTGTCGCTGGGCTGGATGTACTCCGGCCTGACGCGCAAGCGCCCGCACTCCCTGCTGGACAATGCCCCCATGCAGGCGCTGCTGGAGCGGGTGCTGGACTTTCGCAACCTGCAGTCCAACCTGGAAGGCGGCGCGCTGTCCGCGCTGGCCATCACGGCCTCGGGCTACACCAGCGGCGAGCACCTGACCTTCTACCAGGCGCACACCCGGATCGAGCCCTGGCACCGCTATCTGCGGCTGGCGATACCCACGCCCATCAATATCGACCACCTGATGGCGTCGTCGGCCATTCCCTTTGTCTTTCCCGCCCGCCAGGTGCACGTGCACGGCAAGGGCGAATGGTGCGGCGACGGCTCGATGCGCCAGCTCGCGCCGATCAGCCCGGCCATTCACCTGGGCGCGCACCGGGTGCTGGTGATCGGCACGGGCTACCGCGACGACACCCACCCCGAGGCGCGCGCCGATTCGCCGCCGTATCCGTCGCTGGCCCAGGTGGGCGGGCACGCGCTGTCCAGCATCTTCCTGGACAGCCTGTCGGCGGACGTCGAGCGCCTGGAGCGCATCAACTACCTGATGGAGCACGCCGGCCCCAATGGCGCGCCGCCCGCCGTGCGCCGCGTCGAGGTGCTGACCCTCACGCCCAGCCAGTCGCTGGACCTGATGGCGCTCGAGCATTTGCAGGACATGCCCGCCCAGGCGCGTGCGCTTTTCCGCGTACTCGGTGTATCGTCCGATCCAGGCCGTCCGGGGGGAGGGGCGCTGATGTCCTATCTCCTCTTCGAAGCGAGCTACACCAAGCGATTGATTGAACTGGGTTATGCCGATACGATGCAGCGTAACGACGAAGTGATCGCCTTTTTCAGGGAGGCACAGGCATGA
- a CDS encoding UbiD family decarboxylase, which translates to MKYRDLRDFIAQLERMGELKRIGAPVSTQLEMTEISDRVLRAKGPALLFENARHNGQPAQMPVLANLFGTPARVARGMGADNVSALRDIGELLASLREPEAPKGLRDALAKVSMLKSALWDMSPKNVKSPACQEIVWEGKDVDLTRLPIQTCWPGDVAPLLTWGLVITRGPNAKRQNLGIYRQQLLGPNKLIMRWLSHRGGALDFRDHAIANPGTPFPIAVALGADPATTLGAVTPVPDSLSEYQFAGLLRGSRTEVAQALGSNLSVPAWAEIVLEGHLLPSSDPRAIKPVVPDGVNPPPDSGYEMALEGPYGDHTGYYNEQDWFPVFTVERITMRRNPIYHSTYTGKPPDEPAVLGVALNEVFVPLLRRQLPEIVDFYLPPEGCSYRLAVVSIRKQYAGHAKRVMFGLWSILRQFMYTKFIVVVDEDINPRDWKEVVWAMTTRMDPVRDTLLVENTPIDYLDFASPVSGLGGKMGLDATNKWPGETSREWGTPITMDADVKKRVDDMWGQLGL; encoded by the coding sequence GTGAAATACCGCGACCTTAGAGACTTCATCGCCCAACTCGAACGGATGGGCGAGCTCAAACGCATTGGCGCCCCGGTCTCCACGCAACTGGAAATGACCGAAATTTCCGACCGCGTGCTGCGCGCCAAAGGGCCCGCCCTGCTGTTCGAAAACGCCCGCCACAATGGCCAGCCCGCGCAGATGCCGGTGCTGGCCAACCTGTTCGGCACCCCGGCCCGCGTGGCGCGGGGCATGGGCGCCGACAACGTCAGCGCCCTGCGCGACATCGGCGAGCTGCTGGCCTCCCTGCGCGAACCCGAAGCGCCCAAGGGCCTGCGCGATGCGCTGGCCAAGGTGTCGATGCTGAAATCCGCGCTGTGGGACATGAGCCCCAAGAACGTCAAAAGCCCCGCCTGCCAGGAGATCGTCTGGGAAGGCAAAGACGTGGACCTGACCCGCCTGCCGATCCAGACCTGCTGGCCGGGCGACGTTGCGCCGCTTCTGACGTGGGGCCTGGTCATCACGCGCGGACCCAACGCCAAGCGGCAGAACCTGGGCATCTACCGCCAGCAGTTGCTGGGGCCGAACAAACTGATCATGCGCTGGCTGTCGCACCGCGGCGGCGCGCTGGACTTCCGCGACCATGCCATCGCGAACCCCGGCACGCCATTTCCGATCGCGGTCGCCCTGGGCGCCGATCCGGCCACCACCCTGGGCGCGGTCACGCCCGTGCCCGACAGCCTGTCCGAATACCAGTTCGCCGGTCTCCTGCGCGGCTCGCGCACCGAGGTCGCGCAGGCGCTGGGCAGCAATCTGTCGGTGCCGGCCTGGGCCGAGATCGTGCTGGAGGGTCACCTGCTGCCGTCCTCGGATCCGCGCGCCATCAAGCCCGTGGTCCCCGACGGCGTCAATCCGCCGCCGGACAGCGGCTACGAGATGGCGCTGGAAGGTCCCTACGGCGACCACACCGGGTACTACAACGAGCAGGACTGGTTCCCGGTCTTCACCGTCGAGCGGATCACGATGCGGCGCAACCCCATCTATCACTCGACCTACACGGGCAAGCCGCCCGACGAGCCGGCCGTGCTGGGCGTCGCGCTGAACGAAGTCTTCGTGCCGCTGCTGCGCCGCCAGCTTCCGGAAATCGTGGATTTCTACCTGCCGCCCGAAGGCTGCAGCTACCGCCTGGCCGTGGTGTCGATCCGCAAGCAGTACGCCGGCCACGCCAAGCGCGTCATGTTCGGCTTGTGGAGCATCCTGCGCCAGTTCATGTACACCAAGTTCATCGTGGTCGTGGACGAGGACATCAATCCGCGCGACTGGAAGGAAGTGGTCTGGGCCATGACCACCCGCATGGACCCGGTGCGCGACACGCTGCTGGTCGAGAACACGCCGATCGACTACCTGGACTTTGCCTCACCGGTGTCCGGCCTGGGCGGCAAGATGGGCCTGGACGCCACCAACAAGTGGCCGGGCGAGACCAGCCGCGAATGGGGCACGCCCATCACGATGGATGCCGACGTCAAAAAGCGCGTGGACGACATGTGGGGGCAGCTGGGGCTGTAG
- a CDS encoding barstar family protein, whose product MTRNGQSTLQRQLMRGGALAHDGLDKKAVVDAAHELGLSLFVANCDPCRSRSAVLRAIVKAVDFPEYFGGNLDALYDCLCDTVLDHKSGVVLWLYRLHSGDPALEEDAVRIETVCSDVADFAHENGRVFAYVIEHAGKHPDPEPGVAAAPYGEND is encoded by the coding sequence ATGACGCGCAATGGCCAATCTACTTTGCAGCGGCAGCTCATGCGCGGCGGAGCGCTGGCTCACGACGGGCTGGACAAGAAGGCCGTGGTGGACGCCGCGCACGAACTTGGCCTGTCCTTGTTTGTCGCCAATTGCGACCCCTGCCGCAGCCGCTCGGCGGTATTGCGCGCCATCGTCAAGGCCGTGGATTTCCCCGAGTACTTCGGCGGCAACCTGGATGCCCTGTACGACTGCCTATGCGACACGGTGCTGGACCACAAGTCTGGCGTGGTGCTGTGGCTGTACCGGCTGCATTCCGGCGATCCGGCGCTGGAAGAAGACGCGGTCCGCATCGAAACCGTCTGTTCCGACGTCGCGGATTTCGCGCACGAAAACGGCCGTGTCTTTGCCTACGTGATCGAACACGCGGGCAAGCATCCCGATCCTGAGCCCGGCGTGGCCGCGGCCCCGTACGGCGAAAACGACTGA
- a CDS encoding 16S rRNA (uracil(1498)-N(3))-methyltransferase: protein MPAPRFYCDVPLAAGARIALPDALAHHAVRVLRLRAGEAITLFNGLGGEFPAVLEIDGKAGYAQLGEFNPREAELGGRITLAQGLPSGDKMDWVVEKAVELGAARVCPIAAQRSVLQLSGARLEKRVAHWQRIAQSAAEQCGRNRLMAVDAPQALADWLAQPADGLRLLCHPEADQDLAGLLQGGSGASGASGASGTQALTLLIGPEGGWSDKELDAARQAGVQAVRFGPRVLRTETAGLALISAISALQGW from the coding sequence CCCGTTTCTATTGCGACGTTCCCCTGGCCGCCGGCGCCCGCATCGCCCTTCCCGACGCCCTAGCCCATCATGCCGTGCGCGTGCTGCGCCTGCGCGCCGGCGAGGCCATCACGCTGTTCAACGGCCTGGGCGGCGAATTTCCCGCGGTGCTGGAAATCGACGGCAAGGCGGGCTATGCCCAGCTTGGCGAGTTCAATCCCCGCGAGGCCGAACTGGGCGGACGCATCACGCTGGCGCAGGGCCTGCCCTCCGGCGACAAGATGGACTGGGTGGTGGAAAAGGCGGTGGAACTGGGCGCGGCGCGCGTCTGCCCCATCGCCGCGCAGCGCAGCGTGCTGCAATTGTCCGGCGCCCGGCTGGAAAAGCGCGTGGCGCACTGGCAGCGCATCGCGCAGTCGGCCGCCGAGCAATGCGGCCGCAACCGCCTTATGGCCGTGGATGCGCCGCAGGCGCTGGCCGACTGGCTGGCCCAGCCCGCCGACGGATTGCGGCTGCTCTGCCACCCCGAGGCCGACCAGGACCTGGCCGGCCTGCTGCAAGGCGGATCGGGGGCATCGGGGGCATCGGGGGCATCGGGCACGCAGGCCCTGACCCTGCTGATCGGCCCGGAAGGCGGATGGTCGGACAAGGAATTGGACGCGGCCCGCCAGGCGGGCGTGCAGGCCGTGCGCTTCGGTCCGCGCGTGCTGCGCACCGAGACGGCCGGACTGGCGCTGATTTCGGCGATCAGCGCGCTGCAGGGCTGGTAG
- a CDS encoding FAD-binding protein, whose protein sequence is MQPSRRAFLLGRRPVQTPWAAFLQRLALVCQGQVRDLGEGGPDGACAILTPARDADAAQARKLCAEYRVVMELEGAAGPFAPSARPRLRVDPALLTGLTRLDGPAPRWRAQPGVTLAELARAGLRQFAGLPGDMTLAQWVAAPAPWPAGRCAASGLLGADVLLADGVEETLGAFGESDVQPLRSATVQRLVPALFQLASGGDAFATHDGYHWLGRYRLDALKPEAPATVNLAQLLLGHGGTLAWLNGALLADVPAWNGADADGGASARSAPDAPGLATVRLDGRVKSLFDPDGCFPEILWPEV, encoded by the coding sequence ATGCAGCCATCCCGGCGCGCCTTTCTCCTTGGCCGTCGCCCGGTCCAGACGCCCTGGGCGGCCTTCCTGCAACGCCTGGCGCTGGTGTGCCAGGGCCAGGTCCGCGACCTGGGCGAGGGCGGGCCGGACGGCGCGTGCGCCATCCTCACGCCCGCCCGCGACGCCGACGCCGCGCAAGCGCGCAAGCTGTGCGCCGAATACCGCGTGGTCATGGAACTGGAGGGCGCGGCCGGGCCGTTCGCGCCCTCGGCCCGGCCGCGCCTGCGGGTGGACCCCGCCTTGTTGACCGGCTTGACCCGGCTCGATGGCCCCGCGCCGCGCTGGCGCGCGCAGCCGGGCGTGACGCTGGCCGAGTTGGCCCGCGCCGGCCTGCGGCAATTCGCCGGACTGCCGGGCGACATGACGCTAGCCCAATGGGTGGCGGCGCCGGCGCCCTGGCCGGCGGGACGCTGCGCGGCCTCGGGCCTGCTGGGGGCGGACGTGCTGCTGGCCGATGGCGTCGAAGAGACGCTGGGGGCGTTCGGCGAATCGGACGTCCAGCCGCTGCGCTCGGCCACGGTTCAGCGCCTGGTGCCCGCCTTGTTCCAGCTTGCGTCCGGCGGCGACGCCTTCGCGACCCACGACGGCTATCACTGGCTGGGCCGCTACCGCCTGGACGCGCTCAAGCCCGAGGCGCCGGCCACCGTCAACCTGGCGCAGCTGCTGCTGGGCCACGGCGGCACGCTGGCCTGGCTGAATGGCGCGTTGCTGGCCGATGTGCCGGCCTGGAACGGCGCCGATGCCGACGGCGGCGCGTCGGCCCGATCCGCGCCCGACGCTCCTGGCCTGGCGACCGTCCGCCTGGACGGACGCGTCAAGAGCCTGTTCGATCCCGACGGCTGCTTCCCTGAAATCCTGTGGCCTGAAGTCTGA
- a CDS encoding phage holin family protein, which produces MGLRKTVFGVASSLVGLMRTRLELLALEAADEKARLLKLLGLAFAALLFLTLAVLVATITIAVAFWPTEDRYLALGLLAAFYGVAGVVLLLVVRHGLVYGPAPFSATLEELGRDAELLDRVREAHADDEPAVRRREEP; this is translated from the coding sequence ATGGGTCTACGAAAAACTGTTTTCGGTGTTGCCTCCAGCCTGGTCGGGCTGATGCGCACGCGGCTGGAGCTGCTGGCTCTGGAAGCCGCGGACGAAAAGGCGCGCCTGCTCAAGCTGCTGGGCCTGGCGTTTGCGGCCTTGCTATTCCTGACGCTGGCGGTGCTGGTGGCCACCATCACCATCGCCGTGGCGTTCTGGCCCACGGAAGACCGCTACCTGGCGCTGGGTCTGCTGGCGGCCTTCTACGGCGTGGCCGGCGTGGTGCTGTTGCTCGTGGTGCGCCACGGGCTCGTGTACGGACCGGCGCCGTTTTCGGCCACGCTCGAAGAGCTGGGTCGCGATGCGGAATTGCTGGACCGGGTGCGCGAGGCGCATGCCGACGACGAGCCGGCGGTCCGCCGGCGCGAGGAGCCCTGA
- a CDS encoding pyridoxal phosphate-dependent aminotransferase, with protein sequence MPRLADRTHDFLTFQVMELFKQAQALQAAGKDIISLGIGEPDFTAPPQVVEALDRAARAGLSGYSPGAGIAPLREAIARFYQEQFGASIDPRRVIVTAGASGALTLACAALVNPGGEVLMPDPSYPANSNFVLAAGGRPRLIPSTAEKRFQLSAADVARHWTPATQGVMVASPSNPTGTSIAHGELAQLLAQVRERDGFAIVDEIYLGLSYDGQPRSALTLDDDVIVINSFSKYFHMTGWRLGWMIVPEGMVAAVEKIASSLAICAPTLAQHAALACFTPAALKIFEHRREAFKQRRDYLLPEFERLGIDVPVKPDGAFYIYADISSLGMDSAAFSQRLLLEAGVAAVPGLDFGPAHAAHTMRFSYATGLDRLEEAVARMGVLLQR encoded by the coding sequence ATGCCCCGCCTCGCCGACCGCACCCATGATTTCCTGACGTTCCAGGTAATGGAACTGTTCAAGCAGGCGCAGGCGCTGCAGGCGGCTGGCAAGGACATTATCAGCCTGGGCATCGGCGAACCGGACTTTACCGCGCCCCCCCAGGTCGTGGAAGCGCTGGACCGCGCCGCCCGCGCCGGGCTCAGCGGCTACAGCCCGGGCGCGGGGATCGCCCCGCTGCGCGAGGCCATCGCCCGCTTCTACCAGGAGCAGTTCGGCGCCTCGATCGACCCGCGCCGCGTGATCGTCACGGCAGGCGCCTCCGGCGCCCTGACGCTGGCCTGCGCGGCCCTGGTGAACCCGGGCGGCGAGGTGCTGATGCCCGACCCCTCCTACCCCGCCAACAGCAATTTCGTGCTGGCCGCGGGCGGCAGGCCGCGCCTGATTCCCAGTACGGCGGAAAAGCGCTTCCAGTTGTCCGCCGCCGACGTGGCCCGGCATTGGACGCCCGCCACGCAAGGCGTGATGGTGGCCTCGCCCAGCAACCCCACCGGCACCTCCATCGCCCACGGCGAACTGGCCCAACTGCTGGCGCAGGTGCGCGAGCGCGACGGCTTTGCCATCGTCGACGAAATCTACCTCGGCCTGTCCTATGACGGCCAGCCGCGGTCTGCGCTGACGCTGGACGACGACGTCATCGTGATCAACAGCTTCTCCAAGTATTTCCACATGACGGGCTGGCGCCTGGGCTGGATGATCGTGCCCGAGGGCATGGTCGCGGCGGTGGAAAAGATCGCCTCCAGCCTGGCCATCTGCGCCCCCACCCTGGCCCAGCACGCCGCGCTGGCCTGCTTCACCCCCGCCGCGCTGAAGATCTTCGAACACCGCCGCGAAGCCTTCAAGCAGCGCCGCGACTACCTGCTGCCGGAGTTCGAGCGCCTGGGCATCGACGTGCCGGTCAAGCCGGACGGGGCCTTCTATATCTATGCCGACATCAGCAGCCTGGGCATGGACAGCGCCGCGTTCTCGCAGCGGCTGCTGCTGGAAGCGGGCGTGGCCGCCGTCCCGGGCCTGGACTTCGGCCCGGCGCATGCGGCGCACACCATGCGGTTCTCGTATGCCACCGGGCTGGACCGCCTGGAAGAGGCGGTGGCCCGGATGGGCGTGCTGCTGCAACGCTGA